In a single window of the Gossypium hirsutum isolate 1008001.06 chromosome D02, Gossypium_hirsutum_v2.1, whole genome shotgun sequence genome:
- the LOC107927760 gene encoding uncharacterized protein: MMSIPSPPRMGTPPHMPTASSIHETRSDMDSPLHIDLHQDLFPDYYGGPAYIPSIPKEEPSRNDFPNGDNGFPPVIKENDFPTPPVPPCTSGEGLPYAPIDWPNPGDVWSWRVGRRVNNAGFYSDRFINVPKSLRFPNSPKMFASKPTLERFILSHFPTADVNAFFASFVWKIPATLEPPAKVTPVAVGIEDAKKESNLEDAKIESNKKTPRSSQRKRNPPPKPLTPRNGQKKQKTSRGSGSASAKGSASATPKRQPTRQRVKTPAPPPLETEDRNGGLELSFLDDETTRAEFDNYLNALDDMLTQPLPEEPYSHPVLYNYFAAESEMAEARMKLSSFLDMDFPSLICFKDLDELTSLASKLRKDPTLTAEQLVKLKLIEEIPSFCEVFLENREIMEQADNFFTTLQLNKTKVTSLKQEYSELRQQVTNLQSEVDTNSLTVQEIDNQIAQLKSHRAQLTRLIENKKKDKEELTYNQKLVANSIPKVVHEVQLANARKPEWEIKKENADKREAEILAKFAPLKGFSL, from the exons ATGATGTCAATTCCTTCACCTCCTCGTATGGGTACCCCTCCTCATATGCCTACTGCATCCTCAATCCATGAAACTCGTTCTGATATGGATAGTCCTCTTCATATTGATCTTCACCAAGATCTATTCCCAGA TTACTATGGTGGACCGGCTTACATTCCGTCTATTCCGAAAGAAGAGCCTTCGAGGAACGATTTTCCGAATGGAGATAATGGTTTTCCTCCTGTAATTAAAGAGAACGATTTCCCTACTCCACCGGTTCCACCGTGTACTTCCGGCGAAGGATTACCTTATGCTCCTATAGATTGGCCAAACCCTGGTGATGTTTGGAGCTGGAGAGTGGGGAGGAGGGTTAACAATGCTGGGTTTTATAGTGATAGATTTATCAATGTTCCGAAAAGTCTTCGGTTTCCAAACAGTCCGAAAATGTTTGCAAGCAAGCCAACGCTTGAACGTTTTATCCTATCACATTTCCCGACTGCAGATGTTAATGCTTTTTTTGCTTCGTTTGTTTGGAAGATCCCTGCAACTTTGGAACCTCCTGCCAAAG TGACACCAGTAGCGGTTGGAATCGAGGATGCTAAAAAAGAAAGTAATTTGGAGGATGCTAAAATTGAAAGTAACAAAAAGACTCCCCGTAGCAGCCAGAGGAAGAGGAATCCCCCGCCTAAGCCTCTCACTCCCAGAAATGGTCAAAAGAAGCAGAAGACAAGTAGAGGATCAGGATCAGCGTCAGCCAAAGGATCAGCATCAGCCACACCTAAGCGACAACCAACTCGGCAGCGTGTTAAAACTCCTGCCCCACCCCCACTGGAAACCGAAGATAGAAATGGCGGTCTTGAACTATCTTTCTTAGATGATGAAACAACAAGAG CGGAATTCGACAACTATCTCAATGCATTGGATGACATGCTCACTCAGCCTTTGCCTGAAGAACCGTATTCCCATCCCGTGTTGTATAACTACTTTGCTGCAGAAAGCGAAATGGCTGAAGCTCGAATGAAACTGTCTTCATTTCTTGACATGGATTTCCCTTCGTTGATTTGCTTCAAAGACCTTGATGAACTCACAAGTTTAGCATCTAAACTTCGGAAAGATCCAACCCTTACTGCCGAACAACTTGTGAAGTTGAAGTTGATTGAAGAGATCCCGTCATTTTGTGAGGTTTTTCTCGAGAACAGGGAAATAATGGAACAGGCTGACAATTTCTTTACAACCCTTCAGCTCAATAAGACCAAGGTCACTTCACTCAAGCAAGAATACAGCGAGTTAAGACAGCAAGTAACAAACCTGCAGTCGGAAGTAGACACCAACTCATTGACGGTACAAGAAATCGACAATCAAATAGCGCAACTGAAATCCCATCGTGCACAGCTCACTAGATTGATAGAAAACAAGAAGAAAGACAAGGAGGAGTTAACGTACAATCAGAAGTTGGTGGCGAACTCCATTCCCAAAGTCGTACACGAAGTTCAGCTCGCTAATGCCAGGAAACCAGAATGGGAGATAAAGAAAGAGAATGCAGACAAACGCGAAGCTGAAATACTTGCTAAATTTGCTCCTCTAAAAGGGTTTTCCCTTTGA